Genomic DNA from Chlorocebus sabaeus isolate Y175 chromosome 6, mChlSab1.0.hap1, whole genome shotgun sequence:
gggagttcgagaccagcctgaccaatatagagaaaccctgtctctactaaaaatacaaaattagccaagcgtggtggcacatgcctgtaatcccagctacttgggaggctggggcagaagaattgcttgaacctgggaagcggaggttccagcaagctgagatcgcgccattgcactctagcctgggcaagaatgaaactctgtctcaaaaaaaaacaaaagtgatccacccgcctcagcctcctaaggtgctgagatcacaggcacgagccaccgcatccagccctctagttgtgtcttttttttttttttttttttgagacagaatcttgctctgtcgccaggctggagtgcagtggcacgatctcagcttactgaaatctctgcctcctgggttcaagtgattcccctgcctcagcctcccgagtagctgggactataggcacgcaccaccacgcccagctaatttttgtgtttttaatagagatggggtttcaccacgttggtcaggctggtttcgaactcctgaccttgtgatctgcccgccttggcctcccaaagtgctgggattacaggcgtgagccaccgcgcccggccctctagTTGTGTCTTTTAATGACAGATGTGCATTCTGTTGGGTACGCACGTGCCTGGAAGTGGAATCGCTGGTTCATGGGATAGACTATGTTTAGCTTTCATGGACGCTGCCAGACCTTTTCCAAAGTTCGAGTGCCATTCTGCGTCCAACAGCGTAAGGAAGCAGCAGCTGCTCCGAATCCCCTCTCCACTGGGAATTGTCagtccttttcattttcattttcgcCACCTTGGTGGGGCAGCGAATCCATTTCTCTCGAGGCAGTCTTCCTAACACAGCCCAGGGAGGCAAGtcagaggaggggctggggccaggcctgGGCTTACCTGCCTTCCAATGCCAGTGTCTGGGTGACCGGGATGCTGAGCGCAAGTGTGAGTGGGTGAGTGTGCAAGTGCATGTACACACCCACCGCACAAGACAATGGCTGAGGGAGAAGCTTCCGAATCTGAGGGGGAAAGGCAGTTGGAGGGCAGCGGCCATGTGCGCTGGACACCCCTTGTGACCCCAGGGTACAGTCTGATCCCAGTAGGGGCTACATGAGCCCAGACCTCTCCTAGGAAACCCACAAATACTGCTTTATCTATCTGGTGCAGGGGAAGAGACGCTCCCATagacaggtggggaaactgaggcccagagaggggagggcCTTccttgaggtcacacagcagggacAGTGACCCCAGGTTTCTGGCTGAATGCACTAAGGTCTTCCTGCTCTCCCAGCACCACTTCCTTGGGgatcccaggaggcagggaggaggcctCAGGCTGGAGggacctatatatatatatatatatatatatatatatatatatacaggtgcgcaccatcacgcccagctaattttttttttttttttttttgtatgtttagtaaagatggggtttcaccatgtcgggcaggctgctctcgaactcctggccttaagtgatccgcccaccttggcctcccaaagtgctgggattacaggcgtgagctaccacaccttgCCTGGTACTCACAATCTTCTTGGGTGCTCCCTCATCTCCCAGCACACTACCCGCCTACTCCCCTAATTCAGGGCCCATCTGCCAAAGGCCCCTTCTCTCAGGGACCCCATCTCTCACCATCTCTCATGATGTATCTGCCTCAGGCCCTCCTCTCCCACATTGCCCCTGTGTCCAGGCCCCATCTCCTGAAATTCCCTTATTCAAAGTCCCCCCCGCCCACCCTCCCACTCCTAGGGCCCCTCCTGCAATGTCCTTGCCCCTCAGACTCCACTGGCCCCCACCCCGTCTCCCGCCATGGCCCACGCTGTTCCACACCTCCAGGCCTCTGTCGCTATGTTCTCTGCTCAGAACAAAGACCAGTGGGTTTTGGAATGAAATTGCTTTCATTTAGTTCCTATAAGGAAACCCAATAGCTCTCACAACAAAAATTAATCTTGGATCTCCCACAGCCGGCCATGGAAGAGGCAGCTGGAGCTCTGTCCCAATTCTATTCTCCAAGCTCTGTCTTTCCATGGAGGTTCTTCCAAGGGCTACCTCTGCTGCTCTGGCCCTTTGAATTCAGATGCTGCTCCCCTATTCCTGCTCAGGGCTAATCGTGCAATTGCACTCCTcatttggtgttttgttttgagatagggtctcgctctgtcgcccaggttgaagtgcagtggcacgctcttggctcactgcaacctccgcctcctgggttcaaatgattctcctgcctcagcctcccaagtagctgggattacaggcatgtgtattttttttagtggagatgggctttcgccatgttggccaggctggtcttgaactcctgacctcaagtgatccgcccgcctgggcctcccataagtgctgggattacaggtgtgagacaccacacccggccccgcAGTCAAAGGAGTAGGATTTTCAAGTTTGAATCCTAGTTAGAAAACCTGACTCCAGGCCAGGTGCGatcgatggctcacgcctgtaatcccagcactttgggaggctgaggcttaggtgggcgaatcacaaggtcggagttcaagaccagcctgaccaacgtggtgaaaccccatctctactgaaaatacaaaaattagccaggcatggtggcatgcacctgtaatcccagctacttaggaggctgaggcaggagaatcgcttgaacccaggaggcggaggttgcaatgagcagacattgtgccactgcactccagctggaacaacagagcgaaactccgtctcaaaaatgaaaaagaaaacccgATTCCACTAAAAGCCTGGGGGTGacaaagaggaaataaatagTAACTAGCCAATCTGATCTTCAAAGTGTAACTCTTCCATCTTCAGTGTGGGGCCCTTGCAAAAGGCTTCCCTGCCTATTGCGCCACCAGCCCCTTGGACAGGGCCATCTTCCCCCCACCTCCTGGGAACGCCTTCCAGCAGGCTTCAAAGCACAAACCCTGAAGTGCCGTAGATCTTGGAAGACAAGACCTGGGCCTAAAAGAGtcacttggggccaggcacagtggcttacgcctgtaatcccagcacattgggaggctgaggtggacgaatcccaaggtcaggagttcgagaccaacctagccaacatggtgaaaccccgtctttactaaaaatacaaaaaattagctgggcatagtggtgcacgcctgtaatcccagctagttgggaggctgaggcaggaaaatcgcttgaactcaggaggcagaggtcgcagtgagccaagattgtgccattgtactccagcctgggcaacaagagtgagactccatctcaaaaaaacccacaaaacttcccaaccttttctctttcccaatTTCACTCCCTCCTGTCCAaaggtgtgtgtgtttgcaggtGGAGGGGGGGGTGCAGAGGTGTCCCTAGTCTCAACTCATTCATCTTTGGGACTCCACAAAGTGGGGCAGTGGGCAACCTCAGATACGCCTCCAGCAACCATGACCCACTCACTAGCCTCAATCTCTTGAGGAAGAAATCAATTCCCACAAACTCTCTTAAATCTTTCcactcaaaatgtggtccatggaccagcggcatcagcatcatctgggaactCAGAAATGCGAATTATGGGCTCCACCCCAGACTTGCTGAATGAGAacatctggggtggggcccaggaatctgttttAGCAAGCCCTCTAGTTGTTTTTTTATGCCCTCTAGAGTCAGAACGACAGCTCTGCACGGTCCCCATTGTGCCCTGCCTGGGAGAGTACACAACACTCTCTTCTGCCATTAGAGCTCCCATAACGCCCTCGCTCCTGACAGCGCACCTGCACCCTCCTGAAACTACAGCTCCCACAATGCCCAGAGGTGCGCGCCGTCACTTTCTGGCATTATATCTCCCAAGGTGTCTTGCGAGTCAGAGCGCCATCATGGCGCCCACCCTCCCAGCCACCGTCAGGACTACAACTCCCACAATGATCCGCGGCAGAACTACAGTCCCCAGCTGCTCCCGAGCGGCGCCACGTCGACTCCGCTGGGTGGGGCCGGCCTCGGGCGGGGCCGGCGGGGTCTGCAGGGTACCGGGCTGGTTAAAGCAGCTCTACCCCTCGCGACGCAGACATGGCAGCCCAGAAGGACCAGCAGAAAGATGTCGAGGCGGAAGGGCTGAGCGCCACGTGAGCGAGCCGGCTCTAGGCCCTCGGACCCGAGGCCCGGGAGTCCGGGACCCCGGCCCCCTCCTCCCTCGAGTGCCCGGAGTCTCAGCCCCGAGACGCACAAGTGCTGGCCCCGGTCTCCTCTAATGGGACCCTGGCGTCTGGGCCCCTAGCCCCCTTCCCGCCTGCGATTCAGTAATCTGGGGTCCCGGGAGGGAGTCCAGGCCCCCTTAAACCCCTTCTTTTGCGGGGGTCTGAGGCTCCATCCCGGTCCACCACTGACCCGGCCCCACCCCTCGCAGGACCCTGCTCCCGAAGCTGATTCCCTCCGGTGCAGGCCGGGAGTGGCTGGAGCGGCGCCGCGCGACTATCCGGCCGTGGGGCACCTTCGTGGACCAGCAGCGTTTCTCACGGCCCCGCAACCTGGGCGAGCTGTGCCAGCGCCTCGTACGCAACGTGGAGTACTACCAGAGCAACTATGTGTTCGTGTTCCTGGGCCTCATCCTGTACTGCGTGTGAGTGCATCCCGGGCCCTGCACCCGCACTAGCCCCGACCGGGTGGACCCCTCCTCTCACCGCTCAGGCCCCGCCCTTCAGCGCCCGGGCCCTCCTCTCACCGCCCAGGCCGCGCTCCTCACCGCCCAGGCCCCTCCTCTCACCGCCCAGGCCCCTCCTCTCACCGCCCAGGCCGGCCCCGCCCCCAAGGATTGGCTCTGCTAGACCTACTTTGTCACCAAATGGCCAGGTCCCTACCCCACCATCACCCTGGCCAGGATGCAGTGTGACTGAATGTCACCTGGTCCTCCCTGGTCTCCAGAATGTAGCTTGCCTCCCGCCGGTGGAGAAGGCCAGGGCTCCCTGGCTGGCCAGCCCCAGCTGCCTAACCGCTGCCTCCCTGCACTCCTTCTCCAGGGTGACGTCCCCTATGTTGCTGGTGGCTCTGGCTGTCTTTTTCGGCGCCTGTTACATTCTCTATCTGCGCACCTTGCAGTCCAAGCTTGTGCTTTTTGGTGAGAAACCCCCTGCCCAGATGAATCCTTGGTCCCTCGAATCTTGGTCTTTTGGAATGCAAACCTCAGACCCCAAATCCAAGTTCTTCAAAACCCAAGTCCGCCCAAGCCTAGGTGTACACTAGATCCCCCAAAcctgatcttttaaaaatctcagacaCAACCGATGCTCCCATCGAGTCTCAGCCCCCTCTAATTGCTATTCCTCAAACCTAGGCTCCACCTGGCTGCTGTGCCTTAAACCTACTCCTTCAAACCACATgactcctcccttctctcctccccttgcCGCTTTCTGCGGCAAGCATCAGCTGCAGGTGCCCACACTGGACACCAGGTGGCGACCTTACACTGGCCTAGATCTGTTCCCgtttcttttcctgctttctggGATGTGACCAGAAAGAACTTGGaacttggggaagctgaggagTGTGTTTCATGTGGTTCCCAGACTAGTACCAAGGACCACTGGGAAAACAAAATGCCAGGGGAAATTCCCCCCGGGGAAAATCAAGGTTTGGAGTGGGGTCAGGGAGTTGGGATTGAGCAGTCAGGTAGACCTGAAGGCCAGGCTTCTCAGGGGCCTGCAGGTTATGTGCATGATGGGCTTCGGGGGAGGGAGTGCCTGAAGCACAGGCACCAGAGCATGCAGACCCCATCCCTGAGACTTCTATGAGAAGCCTGAAGTTggtatttttatgtgaaatcatTCACTTTGCCAGCTACAAATCACATCCTTGTAaaacatctcaaaacacacaTCCACAGGTCAGATTTGGCCCTCGGGCCACCAGTTTGAGACCCCTGGTCTGCGTGAGGGATGCAGCAGGAGAGCCCTAGTCTAGGGAGCAGGAAGCTGGGATCCCAGGAACTTCCTGGAGGATGTGGGGCAGAGGGCAGAgcgtggggctgaggcaggcgaggACAGTGTGCTGTGTTCTGGAGGGCAGTGAGGACACCAGGGGAGCAGGGTGACCCCAGGACCTGGAGGGCCTTGGCATGAGGAATTTGGATTTGATCCCGAGGACCTGAAGCTTATACAGATTGTTGGGGGGCAGCAGGGGTTACTCTGGGAGAGGGCATGAAGGGTCGGAACAGCGCCCCAATGCCATCTGCTTTCAGGCCGAGAGGTGAGCCCAGCGCATCAGTACGCTCTGGCTGGAGGcatctccttccccttcttctgGCTGGCTGGTGCGGGCTCGGCCGTCTTCTGGGTGCTGGGTGAGTACAGGGTCTGAGCAGCTGGGGTGGATGGTGGGGGCCAGGTACAGGAGCATGGCCCTGAGCTGCCGGCTTTCCTGCAGGAGCCACCCTGGTGGTCATCGGCTCCCATGCTGCCTTCCACCAGATTGAGGCTGTGGACGGGGAGGAGCTGCAGATGGAACCCGTGTGAGGTGTCTTCTGGGACCTGCCAGCCTCCCGGGCCAGCTGCCCCACCCCTGCCTACTCTTGTCCTGCACAGCTCTGCTGCTCGGGCCTATAGTGCCGTCCCATCACAAGCCTGGGGAGGGATCCCACCTTTGAAAATAAAGTTGTTACGGGTGTCATTCAGGAAATACTCCCCCAGCATCTTCTGTGGGTCTCTATGGGTGGAGCTGGGAATACTGTGCAGATCAGGGTTGGGGTGGAACCTGGAGTGTGGGCAAGATGATAAGGTAAACAGGTAAAATATTAATGGGATGCCCAATGGTGGTGagtgctgaggaggaggaaagagttGAGAAGGACAGTGTGCCGGGGGTCCCCGAGACCACCGGGTTTGATGGTTCTCTAGGACTCGGGAATCAGAGAGCACCCCAGGTTTGATGGTTCTCTAGGACTCGGGAATCAGAGCACCCCAGGTTTGATGGTTCTCTAGGACTCGGGAATCAGAGCACCCCAGGTTTGATGGTTCTCTAGGACTCGGGAATCAGAGGGCACCCCAGGTTTGATGGTTCTCTAGGACTCGGGAATCAGAGCACCCCAGGTTTGATGGTTCTCTAGGACTCGGGAATCAGAGCACCCCAGGTTTGATGGTTCTCTAGGACTCGGGAATCAGAGCACCCCAGGTTTGATGGTTCTCTAGGACTCGGGAATCAGAGAGCACCCCAGGTTTGATGGTTCTCTAGGACTCGGGAATCAGAGCACCCCAGGTTTGATGGTTCTCTAGGACTCGGGAATCAGAGCACCCCAGGTTTGATGGTTCTCTAGGACTCGGGAATCAGAGCACCCCAGGTTTGATGGTTCTCTAGGACTCGGGAATCAGAGCACCCCAGGTTTGATGGTTCTCTAGGACTCGGGAATCAGAGTACCCCAGGTTTGATGGTTCTCTAGGACTTGGGAATCAGAGGGCACCCCAGGTTTGATGGTTCTCTAGGACTCGGGAATCAGAGAGCACCCCACGTTTGATGGTTCTCTAGGACTCAGGACTCAGTATGCAATTGCACTGATAGCTCTGATTTACTCTCATCAAAGGATATGGAGCCAAGTCAGCCAAAAGAAAAGGTACATGGAGTGAACTCAGGAAACCAGGCATGCACTTCCAGAGGCGACACCTGATTCCTCCAGCAGTGGATCATGGTGACATGTGTGAAATGTCAGCCAGGGACACTGATCCTAGCCTCAGCGCCCTCAGTTTCATGGTGGCAGCTACAAGAGCACCTTCTCTCCAACACATACCAAAATGCCAGGCTCCCAGAAAGAAGGCCTGTGCCTGCACAAACAGCCTAGATAGACGCAGCGAGCCACTCTATCAGGAAGTGATAAGACCCCTCCTGACACCCAAGTTCCCAGCCAAGGACCAGCTGTGCACCCAGGCCTGTCTAAAGACAGCAGTCTGGGGCAGAACCTGCCAGGTTAACTCTTTTCTGCACAGAGAAAGTTCTGGAGTGAGTTGCAAGTTAAAGAGGGTGACCAGAAAAGGCCTCCGTGATGTGACATTCACCAAAGACCTAAATTGAGAGAGGGAGCAGCCCAGATCCTTTGGAGGAAGAATAATTGGGGCAGAGGAAGCCACAGGGGCATAGCCCAGGAGATGGCAGCAGCCGGGAGGCTCGAGGGCAGCCAGAAGGCAGGTGTGGCTGGGGCAGATAAGTGAGGGGGACAGAGCGGGGGGCCAGGGAGCCTTGTGGGCCACGGTGAGGGCTCTGGGTTTACTCTGCATAAGATGAAAGACATACAGTTTGCTTTTGTGAGacgggttttgctttgttttccaggctggtctcaaattcctgggctcaagtgattttccccctgcagcctcccaaagttctgggagtactggtgtgagccactatgttcAGCCCAGTTTgcttcttgccttttcttttttgagacagagtctcactttatggcccaggctggagtgcagtggctgaccaccactcactgcagcatctacctcttgggctcaagtgattctcccgcctcagcctcctgagcagctgggaccacaggcgcacgccaccacacccagctaattttttttaaaaacttttcgttagacagagtctcactatgttgcctggcctggtttcaaactcctgggctgaagcaatcctcctgcctcagcctctcaaagtgctggcattacaggcatgagccaccgtgctgggtcCAGTTTGCCTTTCATCATGAGGTGAAGACTGCCACGTGGTAGCAGTAACAAAAGAGAAACACACTTGGGAGGGAAAGTGCCAGGCAGATGAATACAAGGGAGGTGGCTGAGAGGGCCTGagaagtgattttattttttatttttatttatttttttgagatggagtctgtctgtgtctcccaggctggagtacaatggcacgatcttggctcactgtaacttccacctcccagattcaagctgttctgcctcagcctcccgagtagctgggattacaggtgcccaccaacaggcctggctaatttttgcatttttattttttaatttttttgagacagagttttgctcttgttgcccaggctggagtgcaatggtgtgatctcggctcactgcaacctccgcctcctgggttcaagtgattctcctgcctcagcctcccgagtagctgggattacaggcacccaccaccacacctggctaattttttttgtatttttactagaaacggggtttcactatgttgcccaggctggtctcgaactcctgacctcaggtgatccacccaccttggcctcccaaagtgctaggattataggcctgacccaccatgcctgaccaatgaCTTTAGATAGGGGTGGTCCGGGAGGGCTTTCTGAGGAAACGCAAGAAGAGCTGTGGGTGGAGTTTCCCAAGAAGAGGGCCAGCAAATGCCAAGGCCTCTGGGATGCAGCCCCCCAGCCTCTCCAACCTCGTGTCTCCTCAGCGAAACCCACCTACTCATCGCTGATGCAGCCGGTGCTCACCCAGGGTCCGCTGATGCCCAATGTTGTTCTGGAATTCTCCTGTCAGATATGGTGGCCAGCCACATGCGGCTGCCTCAAACACAGCTGGTCCAAACTGACACATGCTATGAGTGTGAAATGCGCACCAGACTTCAAAGATTTAGTGTGAAAATggagtaaaatatctcattaataatttttataggctgggcatgggggctcacacctgtaatcccagcacttttgggaggctgaggcaggcagatcacttgaggttaggagttttagaccagcctggccaatatggtgaaaccctgtgtctactaaaagtacaaaaattgaccaggcacggtggctcacacctgtaatcctagcactttgggagactgagacaggtggatcatgaggtcaggagttcaagaccagcctggccaagatagtgaagccccgtctctactaaaaatacaaaaaaaattggccgggcatggtggcggtcgactgtaaccccagctacttgggaggctgaggcagagaattgcttgaacccagggcagaggtttcagtgagccgagattgcaccactgcactccagcctaagcaacagagcaggactccatctcaaaaaaaaggacaaaaattaaccaggcgtggtggcacctgcctgtaatcccagctgcttgggaggttaaggaaggagaattgtttgaacctgggaggcagaggttgcagtgagccaagattgtgccactgcactccagcctgggtaacagagaaagactctgtctcaataataataatttttatgttgattatgtgTGTTGGAAGGATAATTTATTGATATAGTGgattaaattattattcatttcaccttttgttttttacttttaaaaacatgattaaggagccgggcacagtggctcacgcctgtaatctcagcactttgggaggctgaggcagatggatcacgaggtcaggagatcaagactatcctggctaacacggtgaaaccccgtctctactaaaaaatacaaaaagttagccgggcatggtggcaggcgcctgtagtcccagctactcggctggagaatggcatgaacacgggaggcggagcttgcagtgagccgagatcgtgccactgcactccagcctgggcgacagagcaagactccggctcaaaacaaacaaacaaaaaaaccgttATTAagcctgggcaccgtggctcatgccagtaTAATCCTAACACCTTGGGAAGcgtaggtgggaggattgcatgagcccaagagtttgagaccagcctggccaacatggcgaaatgctgtctctactaaaaatacaaaaattagcccagtatggtggcatgtacctataatcccagctacttgggaggctgaggcaggagaatcgcttgaacctggggggcagaggttgcagtgagccaaggtcgtgccactgcactccaatctgggtgacagagggagactccctaaaaaaaaaaaaaaaaaatggtaagtcaCCTCTATGGcttatattctgttttattggacACACTGGCTTGCTTAGATGCTGGGGAAATGGCAGTGCCGGAAACAGACAAGGCCCTGCCATCT
This window encodes:
- the RABAC1 gene encoding prenylated Rab acceptor protein 1; the protein is MAAQKDQQKDVEAEGLSATTLLPKLIPSGAGREWLERRRATIRPWGTFVDQQRFSRPRNLGELCQRLVRNVEYYQSNYVFVFLGLILYCVVTSPMLLVALAVFFGACYILYLRTLQSKLVLFGREVSPAHQYALAGGISFPFFWLAGAGSAVFWVLGATLVVIGSHAAFHQIEAVDGEELQMEPV